The genomic window TGTGGTGGCACCTGGCTTTCGGCGCAGCGCTACTCCGCAAATCGCGGTTTCATCATTAGGAAGTAACCTATTACGACCCTGTTGTTTATGACCTGTTTGATTGGATATCTAGATTCGTACTCCGACGATCATATAGGTGAGTACAGTTTGTTCCGTTCCACCGCGAATTTGTTATGGAATGACGTGCCGCTGGGTTAATCATGCGTTCCTTCCCAATCAAGACACCAGCAAACCGCCAAGATCATCACGGTGCTGAagcgtgtttttctctcacaacaaatcagcaaacAATACTTTTTagcctggcttttcagcgaagcgaacagggcagtGGGGACAAATTCTTACATCAGaatcagaaagtttgtaacgcaATCTGCAATCACACGGCCATGATAAGGAATGAACGTTTCCAGCGGCGTGGGGGAAAAAACCCTCCGCTCTTGCAAACAGGCTCTGTGAAACGAAGGGCCATTCCACAGGAAAGTGAAACCAATACGGTCGAACACCCCATTTGTCACAACAAAAGTTCAATGCTTGCAGGCTTGCAGTTACAATGTCTTTTGGTACTCGTACGTTCTATATGCAGAGTCTGTCAGGAGAAATACTGTCAGATCGGAAAAATATTGTTAGACCTGGAtctcgtttagattgcaagttttttcactctctctccatcacatcaaatctttggacacatgcatgaagtattaaatgtagataaaaaaataactaattacacagtttgattgtaaattacgagacaaatcttttgagtctagttaggccatgattagataataattatcaaatataaacgaaagtgctacagtgtcaaataTTGATTCCTAATCTCAATCTGAGTGATACCAACAAACAAACAGAGGCCAGCAGACGTAGTTATGATCCGTCTGACGAAGCATTCAAGTTGCCACCGGCATCTCATTGACCGACAGACCATCACAGGTACACCGTACAGCAGCCGGGTCTTCATAAGTGACATCAAACAGAAACTCCCCCATCTTTTCTGTTCTGTAGCGAACACAAACCACACATAAGTATTCCACAGCACCAGGCGAGGACGACCAACGGCAGCAGATAAGCAGCTAACTCATCTACATCACCACAACGGGAAAACTCAGAGGCCGACGAAACAGTGCGACCTCCGAACTACGATTCCTGCGCGTGCGGGCGCAAATAGCCTCTGCAGAGCTCCTCGATACGACGAACGAGCTGTTGGGGCTGTTGCCACCACGTGGATTCGGAAGAAGTTGATCTTCCGTAGTAGTCTTCTTGTGCACTATCCTTCTTGGTGATGCTCTCGGAAAAATCGCGCCAGTTTAGCATTGCACGTTTCAGTCGAGCTGTTCTCTTCCCAGTAACCATATATCTGGTGTAGTCCCTAGCAAGGCGGTATAACTCCTCCCCTCTTATTATGTGGATATACTGCATAACAAAGGGCACAAAAAGAATGATTTAGAAAGCACAATAGTTTCCATGTACTGATGTTAATTTGTGAAATCCAGTTCTGCATCCCTGTTAAGGTACTGCCGAAGTGCGTTCCCTATAAGTCTGCTCACATTGATCAATCCAGATatacatgatatgtgtgtttctTTGACAAAATTAAAACCATATGGATAGTTGCAAAAGATTAAAGTATACTGTTTATGCGTATATCATAAGCTCATCAAGGTTTCAATTTGAAAATTCTCTGCTCCAGCAATCCTTATTATTCTTCCTTATTTAACTAATAGTGTGGGTAGAAAAATGTTATTTTAAGATAATGAAAATACAATATTATGATGAAATTGTACCATCCCCATGAGTAAAAACTAATGATGGTTTGATATAGGCGGGCTATATCGTCTAATAAAACTTGAGGCAAAGCTTTTGCtgtcctttctaaaaaaaaaaagacgGGCTAACACAACTTCATCTAAAAATATAGCATAATGCTACAAACTGGTAAAACATGAAGTGATGACCTTACCACAAGTATGAATGCAACAGTTGCTATAAAAATCTGGAGCATCTCATATAATGATTGCTTAAAAGACTCGTCCTCTGGGCCATCAGAACGACCACCACCACGTCCATAACGGTTTTTGTTTCCTCCATTTCCACCAGATCCTAGTCCTCGAATCTTAGCCATTTGATCCATCAGCACGTCTTGAATTGACCTTGGCCTTTTTGCTTCTGCCATAGCTTTGTTCAAAGATTCCATTGAAAAGGGCTGGGGAAAAGGCAATAAAAAAGGGTTAATTGGATCTGTGCCATTATAACTTTGTCGTTTCTGAAGAACGtcattactattcgtctattttgaagcatgccattacaattcttcgtttCCCACAAATATGCCACTGAATACGTATGGACACAACCTGGGCCTAGCTGCaggcgtatacgaagacgtatacttcatctcccctgtcactgacacgcgggccccatcatcttcctcctcctcttctccgaATCTCTCTCTCCggttctctctctctccatcccgaGCGCCAGGCCGCCGCGGGTCGCTGCCTCCGCGGGTCGCCCATGGCgatggccaccgccgccgccgcgggtcgCTGCCTCCTCCTCTCCCGCCCGTTCCCTTTCTGGCTCCGCCTCCTCCGCGCCGCCCTCTCCACCGCCGCCCCCACCCTCAGCCCCACCTCCACTCCCGCTCCCCCTCCGCGGCACGAGCTCCTCCTCGAGCGCCTCCGCCACCTCAAGGACGCCTCGTCCCCTGGCGTCCCGAGGCCCGCCTCGAGGGCCGCGGAGCGAAGTTCGCagcaggggaaggggaagagggtCGAGGCCGCCGAGAGCTTCGAGGAGCTCGGCCTCGGGGAGGAGGTGATGGCCGCGCTCGGGGAGATGGGCATCTCCAAgccgcgagcagcagcagcagcagcacaagcCCTCCTTGCTCCAGCGCCTCCACCAAGCACCGCCGCTGCCATTGCCGGGGTCGACCCGAGCTCGTCGATCTCCTCGCACAAGCCATCTTGCGCCCTTCCGCTGCTTCCATCGGCTTCGCAAGCGCATGAGGAGGCCATCTCGCTACATCTCGTGGCTAACCTGAGCTGGAAACCTCATCTCCCACGGACGCCGGCGGACCTTGGGCCATCCTCACCGACGCCGGCCTCACCTGATCCGCTCTCACCGGCGAGGGCACCCTCGGTGTGTTTGCAGGGCCACCCTCGACCTCCTCCGTTGTCCGCTAGCCCTCCACGGTCGCTGAAGTGCCATGCCAGCATCTCACGACAGCCATGGACGAAAGGTGGGAGCAGGAGGAAGGTGATGAGGAGagggggaagaagaagatgacatgtggggcccgcgtgtcagtgacaggagagatgaagtatacgtcttcgtatacgcctACAGCTGGGCCCAGACTGTGTCCATACGTATTCGGTGGCATATTTGTGGGAAACGAAGAATTATAATGACATGCTTCAAAATAGGCGAATAGTAATGGTGTTCTTCAGAAACGACAAAGTTATAATGGCACAAATCCAATTAACCCATAAAAAAATTAGCACATTATTATAGAAAAAGCATTTGGACATGCTACTATGCTTGAATTATATCACAAAATTGTCATGCGCATGAAATCCAACCAAATAGAGTTATATCGCTCTAGATATTCTAAATTTAGTATAACATAGAGTACCAAAATACTTCAACAGAGTACCCTAGTTCAACATCTACCAAAATACTCAAATAGAATACCAGATCAGATCAAACTTGTTTAATTGCTAAGCATTACAGAATTAAACAAGTTCCTGATACAATGCTCTCCAAGAATTTGGATCCTACAGCAAGAAGATAAAAAAGGTGATAAGCAAGTCCCTTTTGTcaataccaacaagcattacAAGTTTTACAACACCGTTCTTATGATAACATAACAAGTGTGAAGTATGCTTCGCACTGGGTAAAAGAAATAGTTACTGCATGAATAGCTTAAAATGGGAGAAGGAAAGAAATAATCCAGGGGAAAGCAACAACACTGCTTACATCATTGATAATCTTAGGGTTCTCTTTCCCACTCGAAGCATACACAGGACCAAGTCTTTTATGGCAAGCGGAAACAAGAACAAGCCTTGGATACACTTGCTCCTGCAGCTTGAAGGATCTGGTTGAAtgtgggcatagagaatgttgatGAAGTAGCTCACGGGTCCTTCCAGGACCAGCTACTGGCTTGTACGCAGTGAGCATACTATGAGGCTTGTGTATTGTAGCTTGGAAGTAGCTCATGTTTTCATACTTCTTGAATCCCAGAATAGCTTAGAGCCAAAGGCCTAACACTGTACAACTAAAACAGAGATGTAAGTACCAAGCACACAGAAATCTGAGATAAGAGTGTAGCTTATCTGAAAGTAAAATCGGTATCAACTCAAACGATATAAAGCAAATAGACATAGCTTCCATTTTATGGCATAGCAGTTTTTAGTCACCTGTAGTAGTCAGTAGTCACAGATCAAAATTATTCACCAGAACTCCAGAAGTCACAAAATTTCCTTAAGAAAGCAAGACAACCTGATTTTGTTCATATGTTTCCATTTCAGAACTTGAGTTCTGCATAGATGTTGTGAAAGGCTGAAAGAACGTCTGGAGAATGTTGTAAACTTGTAATAATACTTTTTTTTCCCTATTAATGATTCAGATAGCAAGTGTAATGAGGACTAAATGGTGGAGGCCATGTTTAATCTGGTAACACCAACAAAGTGAAACTTTAGCAGATCCTAACCAGTTAAGTTGATACTTATCTTGAAAGCTGAGTAAACGCAGTACATCAACTAGTGAGTAGTCCTAACTCCTAACTCCTAACATTAAATTCCATTACACGTTCTCCAAATTGTGCCATGGATTTGGGACATTTCGCAGCCCCTGTTTCTCAATTTCAGCATGCAAACCTGAATCAGAGAACAGCAGTACAGTACCATCCAAGTATCCAACGAATGAACGGATAGCTATTTGCTGACATGCCGAGTGAAGTTCATACGAAAGGCCTGCTGCCCGTATCAACCCTTTCAACGCCCGAGCAATCCAAACTGATGAAAAATGAAAATGCTCCACTCACCCATCCTAATCCCGCACCTAATAGGGACACTAAAACTATACCAAACAAAGCAGGGAGGCGCCTAGAGCCAGGAAGCTATCCACACCAGACAGAGGCGTCAGCGTTGTGGTTACCTGCGTCGGCGGATTGGGGAAGCGGAGACGGAGGCGGAGGGCGGACGGGGAGGCCAGGGACCGAGGCACCGAGCGAGGAGGCGAAGGATTGCTAGATTGGGTTCCGCTGGAGGCTTGGGTCCGTCCGCAACCTCCGGCGTACGCCGCCTCCCCAAGGCCCAAAAACGTCGGCCACGTGGCTGCCGTCCCAGGAACCAAACGGTCTGATTTTTGGTTTGTATCTCCGCCTGATCGACGTCTGTGCTTCTTACAAAGAATAATAAAGGTCTACTattatgctaaaaaaattaaCCTACAATCTATTCGAAAGGAAAATCGTACTTTttgctaaaaaaaagaaaatcggGGTGGCTAGCGCCTGATGACCGAACGCCCGTGCAGCTCGCCCCAGTCCGCCATCGCCTCACCTTCCTCCGGATTCGCCCCGCCCTACGCGCGCACTCCACTCCCGTATCTACGCACGCCGGTCATTCCTCAGACCCACTCCTCGCTCTCCGCGCGGGCGGCACTCAAGAGCCGGGAATCGGCGTGCCCTCGACTGGAGCAGCACTCGTCAGCCCGCCCCCAGCACCCTGTCTGCTGCCCCCCAGCGCGCCGCGCACCAACCTCCTGCCCCGCGGCTCGCCCCCGGCcgaacaacataaaacacttgcaacatgaaaaaaatgaatgcgACATACGtttaaaaaatagatgaaacacttggaacatGCACTTGCAACCATATGTGTagaacacatgaaacatccaaaaaatagcacttgcaacttgcaatatGAAccccacttgctgcaacataagactacagctgaaacattttggaacatattgttgcaacatatgtgtgaaacatatgcaacatccagataaaaaacgattgcaacatacgtctagaaacagatgaaacatgttgaagaaacgcttgcaacatgcttttgaaacacttacaacatatgtaacaccccgatctacttttgcaacatcaaaatagaacaattgcaacatacatctgaaatgtCTGAAACAATTGAATCATACATATGCAATATAGCGGAGGAGAAGGCCGGAGCCGGTCGATTTTGCCCGGGTCGAAGTTAACAGCGAGCGGCGGCGTGCGAGcactgtaacacctcaggtgtttgccaccagttaagcaatgggtttgagctaaaacatggtatattaagtgatgatgaagatgtcaaggtcaaacctatagaaacgagccccaacctaaacttggatattgcaccttttgctcgcctatagaccccttttcaagatatatgcttgggtggtgtgattgggatatcttcatgtgtctcacatcaatacccatctatattagacactcaaaaagtttcatgaagtttggaataaaaaagtcacatgaaatgataagttatatccttattggaatgactttgcgaagtgcttgaattgcactattaagtgaatgagaacatgagatgtcaaccaaaccttgcaaccttgccaaaatgactctagatgaactctacaacaaaagtcatgaaaggttcatgttgggcaaatgccaagaaaacgctccaatggagcaaaaaggataatttaagcttcatagtgatcctactttggtcaaactagaacagtaggttctataccagttttgaggttggaccttaaatgaaagttgtagtccatatcatgtagaacaaactttgtttttggaccaagaactagatcaacttggaaataagtcaaacagaggctcgaagttggaacctgctgctgatttcaacacttagaaatattctaagtctggaattttgctaagcaacgacgttggcattccgcgttctccaaattttgctaagcaacttcagttgatccaaatgtaaaagttggagcttacatgatggggaagaacatacaagaagatggcaccagttgcatttcatttcgaccatcaattttggatgtttgcttgtcgctgtcaaatcactgacactatcaagtttagtactaattatctgctaatccaacagcctaatggccgagcaccctgaatcaagtttgtagagcatcagaaggagaacaattttgcttcaaggcccatagcccaattCGGAGCAGAGATGGCCCAAAAACGGACCCCAAGTCGGGCACAGAGACGCACGCCACGTGTTCGTTGTTTTGTCTCCGTGGCAGCCATGCAGCAGTGCGCGCACTCCATTGCCGCCGCGCGTCCCGCCTCCGCGCCACGCGCTGCCCTGCCCCTGCGCCTCCAAATGCGAACGCCAGAAGCTGCCCTCGCCTCCCTCACTCGCCTCTCCCACTCACTGTCCTCCACTCGCTCTCCCTCACGCGAACGCCGAGAacggccatggccgccgcgagCTCGAGTTTGGCCGCCGCCGTTCTCCCACCTCCGAGCGCTTCGCAGCCCAACAGCCACCGCCACTACCTTCTCCTTGCCTTGCTCCATCTCGCGCGCATGCTCGCCCAAGCTATTGGCCTCCGGAACAACGCCGCCGCCTTGCCGCACGGCTGCATGCCACCGGCGTGTGTGGCCAAGGCGCCACGGCCCACCTCTGGCCAAGCCACGGACACACACGGGTGCGCACGACTCCcctggtgctcccccgcccctcagccgccgacggcatggcctcctacggccggagcagcgagctccgacggcctcccctgctcaaaatcccgtcagggacctcctactagaattcgacgaagttcagggtcctaactgcgaagtcagtgactcatgtgaatagtaccgtaaggactggtttgtaattattttgcaagaactttggaaattcatagtaaatcgtagaaaattcgtaaaatagtaaatgaggactttttggaatccttatgaaattgtctatgcattggatctataatatggcatgtttagtttaaatattttgcggtaaaaatagatttgtgcagtaaggttgtaatgctagttgaatttgttattttttataactgtagatctagggctccaaatgaagtgaaatttttgtggcatgctactcatgtgatagttgatgtgtggtaaaaatttcatgagtattggatgaagtatgagtgagttattggtttatcttgctctcacatgaattcttgctttagcaacttgtctttttcatagagcttgctatacatatccaaatggagtgaaatttgtacattagactattgagaggatatgtgagccactgtaatttttgtagaagttattgtgcacttttggtatatgttcattaagtcaccttattatctaaaataaattaagaaatgcattaaaagaatttatttggtcatggacactagattttctggtgttctttagtcatgtgtgacatgttggtaaagttggttttgcctaattatgtatttgcaacataagttaataattattttcttgccgatgtggtttatggacagatctgggaacttagcaaagttcttcatgataatgtgctttgttgtgaaacttgtttatacaaaagttgtagataattcatgtatctagcttctattaaa from Miscanthus floridulus cultivar M001 chromosome 11, ASM1932011v1, whole genome shotgun sequence includes these protein-coding regions:
- the LOC136493187 gene encoding uncharacterized protein, which gives rise to MSYFQATIHKPHSMLTAYKPVAGPGRTRELLHQHSLCPHSTRSFKLQEQVYPRLVLVSACHKRLGPVYASSGKENPKIINDPFSMESLNKAMAEAKRPRSIQDVLMDQMAKIRGLGSGGNGGNKNRYGRGGGRSDGPEDESFKQSLYEMLQIFIATVAFILVYIHIIRGEELYRLARDYTRYMVTGKRTARLKRAMLNWRDFSESITKKDSAQEDYYGRSTSSESTWWQQPQQLVRRIEELCRGYLRPHAQES